Proteins co-encoded in one Cytobacillus sp. NJ13 genomic window:
- a CDS encoding 4Fe-4S dicluster domain-containing protein produces MEGGEIMSTKTIEEKQYLVRFKADTKSHLTVLDHDICMTKCPDKICTIFCPAEVYKWEGLRMQVGYEGCHECGSCRIGCPYQNIKWEYPKGGHGIVFRLA; encoded by the coding sequence ATGGAAGGCGGTGAAATAATGTCAACGAAAACGATCGAAGAAAAGCAATATTTAGTTCGTTTTAAGGCAGACACAAAATCACATCTTACCGTATTGGATCATGATATCTGCATGACAAAATGCCCCGATAAAATATGCACTATTTTCTGTCCGGCTGAGGTGTACAAGTGGGAAGGATTGAGAATGCAGGTGGGTTATGAAGGATGCCATGAGTGCGGCAGCTGCAGGATTGGCTGCCCATATCAGAATATTAAATGGGAATACCCAAAAGGCGGTCATGGAATAGTATTCAGGCTTGCATAG
- a CDS encoding MarR family transcriptional regulator gives MGSEQIDQSLKLFIVLSRAYRAINENVNKLIQTYGVNPTEFAVLELLYHKGDQPLQQIGGKILLASGSITYVVDKLEQKGLLKRVACPNDRRVTFAQITDKGKDFIENIFPDHEKHIHSLMSELTPEEKGTAIELLKKLGLSISNDKNGVQ, from the coding sequence ATGGGGTCTGAACAAATTGACCAATCGTTGAAATTGTTTATTGTCCTGTCCAGGGCATATAGGGCAATAAATGAAAACGTAAATAAACTAATACAAACTTATGGAGTGAATCCAACTGAATTTGCTGTTCTGGAACTGCTTTACCATAAGGGTGACCAGCCTTTGCAGCAGATCGGCGGGAAAATACTATTGGCCAGTGGAAGCATCACATATGTAGTGGACAAGCTAGAGCAGAAAGGCTTGTTAAAAAGGGTCGCATGCCCGAATGACAGAAGAGTTACCTTTGCGCAAATAACAGATAAGGGAAAAGACTTTATCGAAAATATATTCCCTGACCATGAAAAGCATATCCATTCATTAATGTCCGAACTTACTCCAGAAGAAAAAGGTACGGCCATTGAGTTATTAAAGAAGCTTGGACTGTCTATCTCCAATGATAAAAATGGCGTACAATAA
- a CDS encoding bifunctional UDP-sugar hydrolase/5'-nucleotidase codes for MKSEVFLTILATSDVHGHVYPYYYGTGENADHGLGKLAAIIKKEKEQSEISILIDNGDLIQGTPLTYYYSRYLNNQKNPMIQILNELEYDAAVIGNHEFNYGKNILARAVSESNFPWLSANILFNSTKETYFGLPYKIKSFPNGLKAAVVGVTTQYIPNWEKRQHIEHLVFESAVISLKRWVSYIQEEEKPDLIIVSYHGGFERDIRTGEETEEQTGENEAYRICTEVPGIDVLITGHQHRFIKGEHVNGVAVVQPGFNGQALAKVTVKFRKKHNDWLIDEKHSALIYPDGMPPDNEVLQLAGYYESKTQKWLDTVIGEMDGDMLIDDIFEARTGEHPLIEFINKVQMEASGADISCTALFHEGAPGLKSKVTMREIVSNYIYPNSLCVLRVTGKDIKDALERSAAYFELNSDGKIIVNPDFSYPKPQHYNYDMWEGIEYKIDVSRQKGSRITKLLYKGHPIREDGEYHVVMNNYRAAGGGGYNMFKDKPVVKEILTDMTELIANYFFEKKNVIPTLNHNWEVVAGN; via the coding sequence ATGAAATCAGAAGTTTTTCTCACGATTTTAGCTACAAGTGATGTCCATGGACATGTTTATCCATATTATTATGGAACTGGTGAGAACGCTGATCATGGGCTGGGCAAGCTTGCAGCAATAATAAAGAAAGAAAAGGAACAATCTGAGATCTCCATTCTTATTGATAACGGCGATCTGATCCAGGGAACTCCTCTAACTTATTATTATTCCAGATACTTAAATAACCAAAAAAATCCCATGATTCAAATATTAAATGAACTTGAATACGATGCAGCTGTAATCGGAAACCATGAATTCAACTATGGAAAGAACATACTTGCAAGAGCTGTCAGTGAGTCCAATTTCCCATGGCTGTCAGCCAATATATTATTCAATTCAACAAAGGAAACGTATTTCGGGCTCCCCTATAAAATAAAATCTTTTCCAAATGGTTTGAAAGCAGCGGTCGTAGGTGTCACAACCCAATATATTCCCAATTGGGAGAAAAGGCAGCATATTGAACATCTTGTTTTTGAATCTGCAGTGATCAGCTTAAAAAGGTGGGTTTCATATATTCAGGAGGAAGAGAAACCAGATTTGATTATTGTCTCTTATCATGGCGGCTTTGAAAGGGATATCAGAACAGGTGAAGAGACGGAAGAACAAACTGGCGAAAATGAAGCATATCGGATCTGTACAGAAGTTCCTGGAATCGATGTTCTGATTACCGGGCATCAGCACCGTTTTATTAAAGGCGAACACGTAAATGGTGTGGCTGTTGTTCAGCCTGGATTTAATGGCCAAGCGCTTGCAAAGGTTACCGTTAAATTCAGAAAGAAACACAATGATTGGCTGATTGATGAAAAACACTCTGCCTTAATTTATCCCGACGGAATGCCGCCTGATAATGAGGTTCTGCAGCTGGCGGGGTATTATGAATCCAAAACCCAGAAATGGCTGGATACAGTGATCGGTGAAATGGATGGGGATATGCTGATTGATGATATATTTGAGGCGCGTACAGGGGAGCACCCGCTGATTGAATTCATTAATAAAGTGCAGATGGAAGCGTCAGGTGCTGATATTTCCTGTACTGCCTTATTTCATGAGGGTGCCCCCGGATTAAAGTCTAAAGTAACGATGAGAGAAATTGTTTCTAACTATATTTATCCAAATTCATTATGTGTTCTCAGAGTCACAGGCAAGGACATTAAAGATGCTTTGGAGCGGTCAGCAGCTTATTTTGAATTGAATAGTGACGGAAAAATTATAGTGAATCCTGATTTTTCATATCCAAAGCCACAGCATTATAATTACGATATGTGGGAAGGTATTGAGTATAAAATAGATGTTTCACGACAAAAGGGCAGCCGGATCACAAAGCTTCTTTATAAAGGGCATCCAATCAGGGAAGATGGCGAGTATCATGTAGTAATGAACAATTATCGCGCTGCCGGCGGCGGAGGCTACAATATGTTCAAGGATAAGCCGGTGGTGAAAGAAATTTTAACCGATATGACCGAATTGATTGCCAACTATTTTTTTGAAAAGAAAAACGTAATTCCAACTCTTAATCACAATTGGGAGGTTGTAGCGGGCAATTGA
- a CDS encoding ATP-binding protein, which yields MNSRKRNLLLYLIAVIIPTLAGSIFFFMDSINQNDEERLEEAKWIGSIHQRSWDQFISETVTTLEMLSLTAGSADTPSDKLEPLLQKANQLDPRYGGIYLLDPTGKVLTGSNQFLANSDLSNKKYLKEVSRTKDIVISNSPETLTNGQTVVGIGKPVFNDNGDVISIIVAHMRVDYVQNIMRLLTPEARLSVLNSERETIMDINMNGDSSFSSHNSISIPIDRLPWSVKVELPPRDMLAIAKDAFRAILVIMIISHILFLFIKYLRLKKQNEEEKKENELQKLELVGTLAASTAHEIRNPLTGIKGLIQLLSEKYTNTHDQYYFSVINDEISRINEIVSEFLILGKPTAQKMETMDLRNIIKELEPLILSEANLHNVTFESALSEEPVMVDCTKDQMKQVVLNLTKNAFESMEGGGKLTIKLNKMHSKCQLKIADTGSGIPENEIEKIFHPFYTSKEMGTGLGLVVCRRILHSFGGEIFITSKETKGTHVDIFLPIKKA from the coding sequence ATGAATAGTCGAAAACGAAATTTACTACTATATTTAATCGCAGTAATTATTCCCACTTTGGCCGGCAGCATCTTTTTCTTTATGGATTCTATTAATCAAAACGATGAGGAAAGACTGGAAGAAGCAAAATGGATTGGCTCCATACACCAAAGAAGCTGGGATCAGTTTATTTCTGAAACTGTGACAACACTTGAGATGTTATCACTGACTGCAGGAAGTGCTGACACACCCTCAGATAAACTGGAGCCTCTGCTCCAAAAAGCCAATCAGCTGGATCCGCGATATGGCGGGATCTACCTTCTTGATCCCACCGGAAAGGTTCTAACAGGGTCAAATCAATTTTTAGCGAACTCCGATTTATCTAATAAGAAATATCTAAAAGAGGTTTCGCGCACGAAAGATATTGTTATCTCTAACTCCCCTGAAACACTAACTAATGGGCAAACAGTAGTTGGGATAGGAAAACCCGTATTCAACGACAATGGAGATGTAATCTCTATTATTGTGGCACATATGAGGGTGGATTACGTACAAAATATTATGAGACTTCTTACTCCAGAAGCACGACTTTCTGTCCTTAATTCAGAAAGGGAAACGATTATGGACATCAACATGAATGGTGACTCATCGTTTTCCAGCCATAATAGCATTTCAATCCCAATTGACAGACTTCCCTGGAGTGTAAAAGTAGAATTACCGCCAAGAGATATGCTGGCAATTGCCAAAGATGCTTTTAGGGCTATCCTTGTAATAATGATTATAAGCCATATTCTATTTCTCTTTATTAAGTATTTAAGACTTAAAAAGCAGAATGAAGAGGAAAAAAAGGAAAATGAGCTTCAAAAGCTGGAGCTGGTGGGTACTCTTGCTGCCAGCACAGCCCATGAAATCAGGAACCCTTTAACCGGAATAAAAGGCCTTATACAGCTATTAAGTGAAAAATATACGAATACCCATGACCAATATTACTTTTCAGTTATAAATGATGAGATAAGCAGAATTAATGAAATTGTAAGTGAATTTTTAATTCTGGGTAAACCTACAGCTCAAAAGATGGAAACAATGGATTTGAGAAATATCATAAAGGAATTAGAACCTTTGATACTCTCCGAAGCTAATTTACACAATGTCACTTTTGAATCTGCTCTTTCAGAAGAACCTGTCATGGTCGATTGTACGAAAGACCAGATGAAACAGGTTGTCCTGAATTTAACGAAAAACGCTTTTGAATCGATGGAGGGCGGAGGAAAGCTGACAATCAAGCTAAATAAAATGCATTCCAAGTGTCAGCTTAAAATTGCAGACACAGGCTCAGGCATCCCTGAAAATGAGATTGAAAAGATTTTCCATCCATTTTACACTTCAAAGGAAATGGGTACGGGCCTTGGCCTCGTGGTCTGCAGACGCATTCTGCATTCTTTCGGCGGTGAAATATTTATTACAAGCAAAGAAACTAAAGGAACGCATGTAGATATTTTTCTTCCTATCAAAAAAGCATAA
- a CDS encoding phosphotransferase, with amino-acid sequence MEKAVDALMTDDILADFLTIYSLNIGNYKKLGAFENYVYEVYKDGKSHILRITHSSHRMLEELLSETDWMSYLKSKKIKVPEVFPSQNGNLIERLTAGDSSAFYASLFSKAEGKPISVRAPEFNKELFQAWGRAVGKMHAATKSYVPSAGIVPRMQWDEEELLTVEKYIPDEDQLVIKHTKDLLNLLQTLPKHINNYGLIHTDLHSGNFFYDGKDIQVFDFDDCCHHWFASDIAIPLYYSLLYKFKEADPAEMKIFGKQFLDSFLDGYQMENEIPDDLERQLPLFLRLRDITLYSVLHKKIAPEDRNSQLLFMMETIKKRIEKNDSIYTI; translated from the coding sequence ATGGAAAAAGCAGTTGATGCTTTAATGACGGACGATATTCTCGCTGATTTCCTTACAATCTATTCTTTGAATATAGGAAATTATAAAAAGCTGGGTGCCTTTGAAAACTATGTTTATGAGGTTTATAAAGATGGAAAATCACATATTTTGAGGATTACCCACTCATCTCACCGAATGCTTGAGGAGCTTTTATCAGAAACAGACTGGATGAGTTATCTGAAATCGAAAAAAATAAAGGTTCCGGAAGTTTTTCCATCACAGAATGGGAATTTGATTGAGCGGTTAACAGCAGGGGACAGTTCTGCCTTTTACGCCAGCCTGTTTTCAAAAGCAGAGGGAAAACCAATTAGTGTTCGTGCACCGGAATTCAATAAGGAGTTATTTCAAGCATGGGGAAGAGCTGTGGGGAAAATGCATGCAGCCACTAAATCATATGTGCCATCAGCTGGAATTGTACCGCGGATGCAATGGGATGAAGAAGAATTGCTTACAGTTGAGAAATATATACCTGACGAAGATCAGTTGGTCATTAAGCATACAAAAGATTTATTGAATCTGCTTCAAACCTTGCCAAAACATATAAACAATTATGGCCTTATTCATACTGATCTGCATTCCGGAAACTTCTTTTATGATGGGAAAGATATACAGGTATTTGATTTCGATGACTGCTGCCATCATTGGTTTGCATCTGATATAGCCATACCGCTGTATTACTCACTTTTATATAAGTTCAAAGAGGCGGATCCGGCAGAAATGAAAATCTTTGGCAAGCAATTCCTGGACTCCTTTTTGGATGGCTATCAGATGGAAAATGAAATTCCCGATGATTTGGAAAGGCAGCTGCCCTTATTTCTGAGGCTGAGAGATATCACACTTTATTCGGTCCTTCATAAAAAAATCGCACCTGAAGACAGGAATTCGCAGCTATTATTTATGATGGAGACGATAAAGAAAAGAATTGAGAAAAACGATTCAATCTATACAATTTAA
- a CDS encoding MFS transporter, which translates to MSTTAASVSPRYEPQQKTAYRILFIIGLCHLLNDSIQSVIPAMFPILEKSMGLSYSQLGMIAFSLNIVSSIMQPAVGMATDKKPFPFALPIGLTSTLFGILGLAFAPDYKWIIISVLFIGLGSAVFHPEGSRVAYMAAGQRRGLAQSIYQVGGNTGQALAPIITALILVPLGQMGAAWFTAVAAIAVGLLIYIALWYTGRLQEELIAGRAKKHSGVHRNKKISKKVWSALILVLFLIFARSWYISGMTNFYAFYAIEKYSFSISQAQLYLFAFLVSGALGTFFGGPLADRFGKKRIIFLSMILTVPLSILIPFVPSPIAFVMLVASGFILMSSFSVTVVYAQELVPGKIGTMAGLTVGLAFGMGAIGSIALGYIADTVGLVNMIILTGFLPVLGLLTLLLPPDVTVSEWNK; encoded by the coding sequence ATGAGTACTACCGCTGCTTCAGTCAGTCCAAGATATGAGCCTCAGCAGAAAACGGCCTATCGGATCTTATTCATTATTGGCCTTTGCCACCTATTAAATGACTCTATTCAATCTGTTATTCCAGCCATGTTTCCCATTTTAGAAAAATCTATGGGGCTTTCATACTCACAGCTTGGGATGATTGCCTTTTCACTTAATATCGTGTCATCAATCATGCAGCCGGCTGTTGGAATGGCCACTGATAAAAAGCCGTTCCCTTTCGCCTTGCCAATCGGCCTGACTTCCACTTTATTTGGCATATTAGGATTGGCATTTGCCCCGGATTATAAATGGATTATTATATCGGTATTATTCATTGGTCTCGGTTCAGCTGTGTTCCACCCGGAAGGATCCAGGGTTGCTTATATGGCAGCTGGCCAGCGCAGGGGTCTGGCTCAATCTATCTATCAAGTCGGCGGAAACACAGGACAGGCACTTGCTCCTATCATTACCGCGCTCATTCTTGTTCCGCTCGGTCAAATGGGAGCTGCCTGGTTTACTGCAGTTGCTGCTATTGCAGTCGGACTGCTGATCTATATAGCATTGTGGTATACTGGACGCCTTCAGGAGGAACTGATTGCCGGCAGAGCTAAAAAACACTCTGGTGTCCATAGAAATAAAAAGATATCAAAAAAAGTATGGAGTGCACTGATCCTGGTTCTCTTTTTGATATTTGCCCGTTCATGGTATATATCTGGGATGACAAATTTCTATGCCTTTTATGCGATAGAAAAATACTCTTTCTCCATTAGTCAGGCACAGCTCTATTTATTTGCATTTTTAGTATCAGGTGCATTGGGCACATTTTTTGGCGGGCCGCTTGCAGATCGCTTTGGAAAGAAAAGGATTATTTTTCTGTCCATGATCCTGACTGTTCCGCTTTCCATCCTGATTCCTTTCGTTCCATCTCCTATCGCATTTGTAATGCTGGTGGCAAGCGGATTCATACTGATGTCAAGCTTTTCTGTGACGGTAGTATACGCCCAGGAATTAGTTCCCGGAAAAATCGGCACTATGGCGGGACTAACAGTGGGGCTGGCTTTTGGTATGGGGGCAATAGGCTCAATTGCTCTGGGCTATATAGCTGACACTGTTGGTCTGGTAAATATGATTATATTAACCGGCTTTCTTCCCGTACTGGGGCTGCTGACATTATTGCTCCCGCCGGATGTAACTGTTTCAGAATGGAATAAATAA
- a CDS encoding M3 family oligoendopeptidase, with translation MRFEDYTYVRPDLEKVKGKFEAALEKFENAASAEQQNQAMKEINDIRNNVGTMFNLCYIRHSVDTNDEFYKAEQDYMDEIQPEVEGFVTKYYQALVNSRFRAELEEKWGKQLFALAEAQLKVFSPEIVPLLQKENKLSSEYTKLIASAKIDFEGEERTLAQLEPFTESTDREMRKKASEARFGFLADNENELDRIYDELVKVRTEIAHKLGYANFVELAYFRMYRTDYNAEMVANFRKQVKDFIVPIATRLKERQRERIGVDKLKFYDEGFEFKSGNAVPKGDPEWIIENGQKMYDELSRETSEFFSYMRENNLMDLVAKKGKAGGGYCTYIEDYKSPFIFSNFNGTSGDIDVLTHEAGHAFQVYSSSHFEIPEYNWPTYEAAEIHSMSMEFFTWPWMEGFFKDDTEKYKFSHLSGGLLFLPYGVSVDEFQHWVYENPEASPQERKQAWREIEKKYLPHKDYDGNEYLENGGFWQRQGHIYNSPFYYIDYTLAQICAFQFWKRSRENQEAAWKDYLKLCQLGGSKPFTGLVKEAGLISPFEEGCVESVIGEIENWLNSVDDKSL, from the coding sequence GTGAGATTTGAAGACTATACATATGTTCGTCCGGATCTTGAAAAAGTAAAGGGGAAATTCGAAGCAGCGCTTGAGAAATTTGAAAATGCAGCTTCTGCAGAACAGCAAAATCAAGCTATGAAAGAAATTAATGATATTCGCAATAATGTCGGTACGATGTTCAACCTTTGCTATATCCGTCATTCAGTCGATACGAATGATGAATTTTATAAAGCAGAGCAGGATTATATGGATGAGATTCAGCCTGAAGTAGAAGGGTTTGTTACAAAGTATTATCAGGCTTTGGTTAATTCCAGGTTTAGGGCAGAGCTCGAAGAAAAATGGGGGAAGCAGCTTTTTGCACTTGCAGAAGCCCAATTGAAGGTGTTCTCGCCAGAGATTGTTCCGCTTTTGCAAAAAGAAAATAAGCTTTCATCAGAGTATACTAAATTAATTGCTTCAGCTAAGATTGATTTTGAAGGTGAAGAACGCACTCTTGCCCAATTGGAGCCATTTACTGAATCTACGGATCGCGAAATGCGCAAAAAAGCAAGCGAAGCACGCTTTGGTTTCCTGGCTGATAATGAGAATGAGCTGGACCGTATTTATGATGAGCTAGTCAAGGTTAGAACAGAGATTGCCCATAAACTTGGATATGCGAATTTTGTTGAACTGGCTTATTTCCGCATGTACCGAACAGATTATAACGCGGAGATGGTTGCAAACTTCCGCAAGCAGGTGAAGGATTTCATCGTTCCAATCGCCACAAGGCTAAAGGAAAGGCAAAGAGAGCGGATTGGCGTTGACAAGCTGAAATTTTACGATGAAGGATTTGAATTTAAATCAGGAAATGCTGTACCGAAAGGCGATCCGGAATGGATTATTGAAAACGGACAAAAAATGTATGACGAGCTTTCCAGAGAAACCAGTGAATTTTTCTCTTATATGAGAGAAAATAATCTAATGGACCTGGTAGCCAAAAAGGGAAAAGCAGGGGGCGGCTATTGCACTTATATTGAAGACTATAAATCCCCATTCATTTTCTCTAACTTCAATGGGACTTCAGGAGATATTGATGTTCTTACCCATGAAGCAGGCCATGCATTCCAGGTGTATTCAAGCAGCCATTTTGAGATACCTGAGTATAACTGGCCAACCTATGAAGCTGCTGAAATTCATTCCATGAGTATGGAGTTTTTCACATGGCCATGGATGGAGGGCTTCTTTAAAGATGATACCGAGAAATACAAGTTTTCTCATTTGAGCGGAGGACTGCTATTCTTGCCTTATGGAGTATCAGTTGATGAATTCCAGCATTGGGTATATGAAAACCCGGAAGCATCACCTCAAGAAAGAAAACAGGCATGGAGAGAAATTGAGAAGAAATACCTGCCGCATAAAGATTATGATGGCAATGAGTATTTAGAGAACGGAGGATTCTGGCAGAGGCAGGGCCATATCTACAATTCACCTTTCTATTATATCGATTATACATTGGCACAGATTTGTGCATTTCAATTCTGGAAACGGTCCCGGGAGAATCAGGAAGCGGCATGGAAGGATTATTTGAAACTGTGCCAGCTTGGCGGCAGCAAACCTTTTACCGGGCTGGTAAAAGAAGCTGGGTTGATTTCTCCTTTTGAAGAGGGATGTGTCGAGTCAGTTATCGGGGAAATTGAGAATTGGCTGAATTCCGTGGATGATAAAAGTTTATAA
- a CDS encoding ATP-dependent Clp protease ATP-binding subunit, with product MLCQKCQTKQANVQIRLKLNGNERNLNLCHSCYQTEKQHSLPSFGPALNGFSGFGQMPLEDFFKKLAASQGNENYGLKEGPAHNHGNGGFIDQFGRNLTQLAKAGLIDPVIGRDEEINRVIEILNRRSKNNPVLIGEPGVGKTAIAEGLAIKIAEGNAPKKLQNKEVYLLDVASLVANTGIRGQFEERMKQLISELQTRKNIILFIDEIHLLVGAGSAEGSMDAGNILKPALARGELQVVGATTLKEYRQIEKDPALERRFQPVQIEEPAANEAIEILMGLKQKYEDYHDVSFTEDAIKACVQLSSRYIQDRFLPDKAIDLMDEAGSKMNLQSGYTPAEDIEKQLKVISRQKELVLKEEKYEEAARLREEELKLQHALNGDNKTERPVIEVSHIQEIIEKKTGIPVGKLAEDEQEKMQNLEESLAEKVIGQAEAVRKVAKAIRRSRAGLKSKDRPIGSFLFVGPTGVGKTELTKTLAQELFGSKDSMIRLDMSEYMEKHSVSKIIGSPPGYVGHEEAGQLTEKVRRNPYSIILLDEIEKAHPDVQHMFLQILEDGRLTDSQGRTVSFKDTVIIMTSNAGAGQKEIHVGFGAADAIMESNILESLGSFFKPEFLNRFDSIIEFKALEKEHLLKIVGLMLNELQETLNEQDIELTVTQEAKEKLAADGYHPVFGARPLRRIIQDELEDKIADFIIDHGGNSHLLADLKDEAIVIKPTL from the coding sequence ATGCTTTGTCAAAAATGTCAAACAAAACAAGCAAATGTACAAATAAGACTGAAATTGAACGGAAATGAACGAAATCTAAACCTTTGCCATAGCTGTTATCAAACTGAAAAGCAACATAGCCTTCCTTCCTTTGGGCCTGCTTTGAATGGTTTTTCAGGTTTTGGCCAAATGCCTTTAGAGGATTTCTTCAAGAAGCTGGCTGCCTCTCAAGGAAATGAAAACTATGGTCTAAAAGAAGGGCCTGCACACAATCATGGCAATGGCGGATTTATCGATCAATTCGGACGAAATCTTACACAGCTTGCCAAAGCCGGTTTAATTGACCCAGTCATCGGACGGGATGAAGAAATAAATCGTGTGATTGAAATATTAAATAGAAGAAGCAAAAATAATCCGGTCTTAATCGGTGAACCAGGAGTAGGTAAAACAGCTATTGCCGAAGGACTAGCCATTAAAATTGCCGAGGGAAATGCACCAAAGAAACTTCAAAATAAAGAAGTCTATTTGCTGGATGTGGCATCCCTGGTTGCAAACACAGGCATCCGCGGCCAATTCGAAGAACGCATGAAGCAGCTGATCTCGGAGCTTCAGACACGAAAGAATATTATTCTCTTTATAGATGAAATTCATTTGCTTGTTGGAGCAGGCTCAGCCGAAGGATCAATGGATGCAGGCAATATTCTAAAGCCCGCCCTCGCACGGGGAGAGCTTCAAGTGGTCGGAGCCACCACATTGAAAGAATACCGCCAAATTGAAAAAGATCCTGCATTGGAACGCAGATTCCAGCCTGTTCAAATTGAAGAGCCTGCTGCAAATGAGGCAATTGAAATCTTGATGGGACTGAAACAAAAATACGAAGATTACCATGATGTTTCTTTTACTGAAGATGCCATTAAAGCATGTGTGCAGCTGTCAAGCCGCTATATTCAAGACCGGTTCCTGCCTGACAAAGCCATTGATTTAATGGATGAAGCAGGTTCTAAAATGAATCTTCAATCAGGATATACCCCAGCAGAAGATATTGAAAAACAGCTGAAAGTAATCAGCAGGCAAAAAGAACTTGTTTTAAAAGAAGAAAAATATGAAGAGGCTGCAAGACTCCGTGAAGAGGAACTAAAGCTCCAGCACGCACTAAACGGGGACAACAAGACTGAACGGCCAGTAATTGAAGTTAGCCATATTCAGGAGATTATCGAAAAGAAAACTGGGATTCCAGTCGGCAAATTAGCAGAAGATGAACAGGAAAAAATGCAGAACCTTGAGGAAAGTCTTGCAGAAAAAGTAATTGGACAGGCGGAAGCCGTGCGGAAAGTTGCAAAGGCAATTCGCCGAAGCCGTGCAGGGCTTAAATCAAAGGACCGCCCAATTGGATCTTTTCTATTTGTCGGGCCAACAGGCGTCGGCAAGACTGAGCTGACCAAAACACTTGCCCAAGAGCTATTCGGCTCAAAAGACAGCATGATCAGGCTTGATATGAGTGAATATATGGAAAAACACAGCGTTTCAAAAATTATCGGTTCCCCTCCAGGTTATGTGGGTCATGAAGAAGCCGGACAGCTTACTGAGAAGGTACGCAGAAACCCATACAGCATCATTCTGCTTGATGAGATAGAAAAAGCACATCCAGATGTACAGCACATGTTCCTTCAAATACTGGAAGATGGACGCCTGACAGATAGCCAGGGCCGCACTGTCAGCTTTAAAGATACAGTCATTATCATGACAAGCAATGCAGGAGCTGGGCAAAAGGAAATCCATGTTGGTTTTGGCGCAGCTGACGCCATCATGGAGTCAAACATTCTTGAATCGCTCGGCAGCTTCTTTAAGCCGGAATTCCTGAACCGCTTTGATAGCATTATTGAATTTAAAGCTTTGGAAAAAGAACATTTATTGAAAATTGTCGGCTTAATGCTCAATGAGCTTCAGGAAACATTAAATGAACAGGATATTGAATTGACTGTTACCCAGGAAGCCAAGGAGAAATTAGCAGCAGATGGATATCATCCAGTTTTTGGCGCACGGCCATTAAGAAGGATCATCCAGGATGAACTTGAAGACAAGATTGCTGATTTCATCATTGATCATGGCGGAAACAGCCATTTGCTGGCCGATCTCAAAGACGAAGCAATTGTCATTAAACCCACCCTCTAA